Proteins from one Xiphophorus hellerii strain 12219 chromosome 8, Xiphophorus_hellerii-4.1, whole genome shotgun sequence genomic window:
- the LOC116724976 gene encoding basal body-orientation factor 1-like, with protein METKKASKGKGEDPKRKTHKTQIDEVSSLREMKLKETEKDLEYHRKEHYKLASEIEELRNVLYQAELSEFGTIDYWQKCLKEKGEKIKSLEEQIESLEELAIEECREREKEKKQHFEKFEEEILKRKAIETRIKKKVANMRRQMQVSKEEYRESLRKKEEEYVRLERKTSEREKNHICKIEKMSRLIDDQEKSIVQLENELHDTERKNNWLRKIFTVTFDNLEDMRQLVQSMSKDKLLLAVDKKMMMSALKKKACEIAVLQKMLTEVTAVAAYLEQALLDLEKETTENETKIQVTIQASQVELDKLQKIIAMREKEICQVKKLARTIVEKRRDMEVFFHQALDDVRQEIADERKRNANEAYQDYRQKFRDTVAGRIRLPSIHTFHQCPNSTKSLYSDMKAAEKRPHLPGKEVYMSDLTWEQKEKVLTLLFAKMNGDEERVIYQKLDL; from the coding sequence ATGGAGACCAAAAAAGCAAGCAAGGGAAAGGGTGAAGATCCGAAAAGAAAGACGCATAAAACCCAAATAGATGAAGTCAGCTCTCTTAGGGAGATGAAGCTGAAAGAAACAGAGAAGGATTTAGAATACCACCGGAAGGAACACTACAAACTGGCTTCTGAGATTGAGGAACTAAGAAATGTCCTATACCAAGCGGAGTTGTCCGAATTTGGGACCATTGATTATtggcagaaatgtttaaaagaaaaaggggaaaagatCAAAAGCCTGGAGGAACAGATTGAAAGTCTAGAAGAGCTTGCAATTGAAGAATGTCGTGAGcgggaaaaggaaaagaagcaaCATTTCGAGAAGTTTGaggaagaaattttaaaaagaaaggccATCGAGACTCGGATAAAGAAAAAGGTAGCTAACATGAGAAGGCAAATGCAAGTATCTAAAGAAGAATACAGAGAaagcttaagaaaaaaagaagaggaataTGTACGCTTAGAAAGGAAAACGTCAGAAAGGGAAAAGAACCACATATGTAAAATAGAGAAGATGAGTAGGCTAATTGATGATCAGGAAAAATCCATTGTCCAGTTGGAAAACGAATTGCACGATactgaaaggaaaaataacTGGCTAAGAAAAATCTTCACAGTTACCTTTGATAATTTAGAGGATATGAGGCAACTGGTTCAATCAATGTCTAAGGACAAACTGTTACTGGCAGTGGACAAAAAAATGATGATGTCAGCATTAAAGAAGAAGGCTTGTGAGATTGCGGTTCTACAAAAAATGCTTACTGAAGTCACGGCCGTAGCTGCTTATCTGGAGCAAGCCCTCCTGGATTTGGAGAAAGAAACAACAGAGAATGAGACAAAAATCCAAGTCACCATCCAGGCCAGTCAGGTCGAGTTGGACAAACTACAGAAAATTATTGCCATGCGAGAGAAGGAGATCTGTCAAGTGAAGAAGCTGGCGAGGACCATTGTGGAGAAACGCAGAGACATGGAGGTGTTTTTCCACCAAGCCCTGGATGACGTCCGACAGGAGATAGCTGACGAAAGAAAGCGGAACGCAAACGAGGCTTATCAAGACTACCGTCAGAAATTTAGAGACACCGTGGCGGGGAGGATAAGGCTCCCCTCCATCCACACCTTCCATCAATGTCCCAACAGCACCAAATCTTTGTATTCAGACATGAAGGCGGCTGAAAAACGGCCCCACCTCCCAGGGAAGGAGGTTTACATGTCTGATCTCACTtgggagcaaaaagaaaaagtgctcACTCTTCTCTTTGCTAAAATGAACGGGGATGAAGAACGTGTGATCTACCAGAAGTTGGATTTGTGA